A section of the Ictalurus punctatus breed USDA103 chromosome 8, Coco_2.0, whole genome shotgun sequence genome encodes:
- the cep290 gene encoding centrosomal protein of 290 kDa isoform X2, with protein sequence MPPAADWTFLMRVDPDNLGDDEEKICDMLLKIYPKDLKESELKKVAQLFRISQTLLKLKLEEATCAYEIVEKAGAEQARMESQLKEEIADLKTDLEIAQRSAGGRDTRFLRDEIRQMESQLEQKDKELVQLEKDMNKERKSNEELSRRVEEAEDENRRMKRENEQLQQDVEFYRKELEQKDSHQSRDERTEAQKKLNKANQQADQYWENWQRSEDENSQLKSELENLQKNLEESVREMEKMTDEYNKMKVAVQQTDRFMDQLRRERDQAMLQVRELTQQIQARAEEDDPVMAAVNAKVEEWRSVLSGKDAEILEYQQMIRDLREKLRAAQMDSDKSNIIALQQAVQERDQQIKLLSERVEQYTGEMEKNASLIEELKKPLKDKGPGSSTQQRKLDELIGKLQAAERRAEQAERSAHLAESDAHHKDQELSETLSRIRLYESGTDGLVAAVAEIKESKNQVRIRDREIEAMTREINQLEMKINDLLDENEELRGRLGLNQKEEVDLTEFRRSKVLKQRQYRAENQVLLKEIERLEEERLELKQRIRALVKDKGVTVISSSLLDDETVEEPSRSNRERSTLRPADEDEVKRKNDFLQKELMSREKELELKRIESLQFKAKQNEMLKENKQLEQGMKEILQAIQEAQSKAPTQTAISIPSLERLVSALEMKHSEGKVDVIAHLRAQLDQLTGRNEELRQEMKAAREEAANTRTQLMKANEKVARLVSEVEAVRQSAGMAVAPKPLLLPEEMTPSSAQVISSLNEYMIQLLQELRNKEDSSKQHGLALDEYKRKFAVMRHQQGLLYREYQSEKEAWKKEKDCFTELKSKMEEQKELDAVKIQEYNFWLETLQQDPAEIRRQVAEAARKMTLLRVNERSLTRRYTTLLEQEHHLRKENNKLKDDSVQMEAAVTERIGYLQRFKEMAAFKMAALQKVLEDSVPSSELERANKQYNDLTMKYRDLLQKDNHLIQRTTTLEHLEGENVSLREHISGINKELEITKEKLHTLEQAWEHLNTAGGENGLDKAAKALANSEIVSVSKRITTLEMKELNERQRAEHAQKMYEHMRSSLKQVEERNFELEVKFAEMAKQNLEAQRIERELRDELADSVSKEVSDSDRLRISELEKSEAQLRIEVSKLREVSDIAKMQVFALEARQQSREKEVECLRRQVLDYQAQSDEKALIAKLHQHIVALQLSETAAISRLEAYTTRLQHLEAQRLRAEQQLDAQQQALWQARQEGRQRARHLRQALHALRRRFSGALPLGQQEKFSSTMLQLQEDRARAREEARRAQEERSTAEGKAQELELRLKGLEELTATLKDVKGAQKVSEWHKKLEEARLQELRKNRELVAQREEIRYLKNMVAEQERSIIGLEEELVQQNNLLEEQQLSWDQREVELERQLDIYEKQQNQIIGSAQKFEECMGSLPDPNQPLAHQLDQALGKLREYVRTILETQATCKTMEEKLKEKEAELWQAEQNVLSRDRVINELRLRLPATADRERLLADLSKQDDTSSQHAVKIAQQTISNLQCLLDQKEEVLKKYQNLLARARQEQEEAVKKHEEEVRNLHQQLDLHMDLSLDRFRQTTLELMKKPRLDVPTTKQMERLAEMEQMVTEQDTSLSSLMHKLKVLSAELERQRHVTAFQAKEHAAQTAKLEERHTCQIKAMSKESEDLRSQLSQMEKELQYLSTELEAQKEANVRSPSNTMKNLVERLKAQLALKEKQLKALSKAMLEFRAQMTSQAEQQIIANAAQKEEALNVQQIVDKQTKELKARVKELNDELQSWKESVKAGKTRQISLKEEVESLSRELQRSQKIQSRLQSERDNLEEQLDELKQKVKRLSSGLQGHTEVPSVEALHNKIRRLESELDRKNASEPAEKKMAVRDDKSNKEELVRWEEGKKWQARMEKVRSLLKDKEKETESLSKQLTTLKELYGRLEQEKLSLQRKLKSRGVTVDQVVGTRATLEADKEIEELRKRNCELEQQIEIIKQQQALPRDAAMEDMNIRNRYLEERLHSLESQLAKEPLSRPSDKSRISSAQSSLSPKAHRSTTFEVTSDNKDEKTQSSSLSKDQSPHQHGEHDEIMAGPCTEANNVYEKGGHEEMEAMLIPGQDLDLGSKPENETLPKSQDSEELVREKDELREGEVEIRKTMSVCSQTELDGTRFTSKECDELKEQEHVLQCEEEDQGNREQRNEAPVGKTALTERSHKSQTGASQSHESEAHVHTTEQQEHSALEDGETSKEAVRRDEVLDPSVSHRER encoded by the exons ATGCCTCCAGCTGCAGACTGGACCTTCCTGATGAGGGTTGACCCTGACAATTTGGGAGATGATGAGGAGAAGATCTGCGATATGCTTTTGAAG ATTTACCCAAAAGACCTGAAGGAGAGCGAGTTGAAGAAAGTAGCACAGCTGTTCAGAATCTCACAGACCTTACTGAAG CTGAAGTTGGAGGAAGCGACCTGCGCCTACGAAATTGTGGAAAAGGCCGGCGCTGAGCAAGCTAGGATGG AATCACAACTGAAAGAGGAGATAGCTGATCTGAAAACGGACCTGGAG ATTGCGCAGCGCTCTGCAGGGGGGAGAGACACACGCTTCCTCCGGGATGAAATCCGCCAGATGGAGAGTCAGTTGGAACAGAAGGATAAGGAGTTGGTCCAGCTGGAGAAGGACATGAATAAAGAGAGGAAAAGCAACGAGGAG CTGTCACGGCGAGTGGAGGAGGCTGAAGATGAGAACAGAAGGATGAAAagagag AACGAGCAGCTCCAGCAGGATGTCGAGTTCTACAGGAAGGAGCTGGAGCAGAAGGACTCGCACCAGAGCCGAGACGAGAGGACTGAGGCTCAGAAGAAACTCAACAAAGCCAACCAGCAGGCCGACCAGTACTGGGAGAACTGGCAG CGCTCTGAGGACGAGAACTCTCAGCTGAAGAGCGAGCTGGAGAACCTGCAGAAGAACCTGGAGGAgtctgtgagagagatggagaagatgACAGACGAGTACAACAAGATGAAAGTGGCGGTGCAGCAGACGGACAGATTCATGGACCagctgaggagagagagagaccaggcCATGCTGCag gtgagagAGCTGACGCAGCAGATTCAGGCTCGGGCCGAGGAGGACGATCCAGTGATGGCTGCAGTCAATGCTAAAGTGGAAGAGTGGAGG agtgtgttatcAGGGAAAGATGCTGAAATCCTGGAGTACCAGCAGATGATTCGGGACCTGAGAGAGAAGCTACGTGCGGCTCAGATGGATTCAGACAAAAGCAACATCATTGCGTTGCAGCAG GCGGTGCAAGAGAGAGACCAGCAGATCAAGCTGCTGTCTGAGCGAGTGGAGCAGTACACAGGCGAAATGGAAAAGAATGCCTCGCTCATTGAGGAGCTCAAGAAACCACTTAAAGATAAAG GTCCGGGCTCTAGCACACAGCAGAGGAAACTGGACGAGCTGATTGGAAAGCTGCAGGCTGCAGAGCGGAGGGCAGAGCAGGCCGAACGCTCCGCCCATCTCGCTGAATCCGACGCCCACCACAAAGACCAGGAGCTGAGCGAAACCCTGAGCCGCATTCGGCTTTACGAGTCT GGCACTGATGGGCTGGTAGCTGCCGTAGCCGAGATCAAAGAAAGCAAAAACCAGGTCAGAATCCGTGATCGAGAAATAGAAGCCATGACCAGGGAAATAAACCAACTGGAGATGAAGATCAACGACCTTCTGGACGAGAACGAGGAGCTAAGAGGGCGCCTGG GTTTAAATCAGAAAGAAGAAGTGGATTTGACCGAGTTCAGGAGATCAAAGGTGTTAAAACAAAGGCAGTACAGAGCGGAGAACCAGGTTCTGCTAAAGGAG ATTGAACGTCTCGAGGAGGAAAGGCTGGAGCTCAAGCAGCGTATCCGTGCCCTGGTGAAGGACAAAG GTGTCACAGTGATCAGTAGTTCACTTCTTGATGATGAAACTGTAGAGGAACCCAGCAGGTCCAACAGGGAGAGATCGACCCTCAGACCAGCTGATGAGGATGAAGTCAAAAGAAAG AATGACTTCCTGCAGAAGGAGCTGAtgagcagagagaaagagctggAGCTGAAGAGAATAGAATCCTTGCAGTTTAAAGCCAAAC AGAACGAGATGCTGAAGGAGAACAAGCAGCTGGAGCAGGGCATGAAGGAGATTTTGCAGGCCATCCAGGAGGCGCAGAGCAAAGCTCCCACTCAGACGGCCATCAGCATCCCCAGCCTGGAGAGACTCGTCAGC GCCCTGGAGATGAAGCACTCAGAGGGGAAGGTTGATGTAATTGCACATCTGAGAGCACAGCTGGATCAGCTGACGGGCAGGAACGAGGAACTGAGGCAGGAGATGAAGGCAGCTCGAGAAGAGGCAGCCAACACACGGACTCAGCTAATGAAGGCTAATGAAAAG GTCGCACGTTTAGTGAGTGAGGTTGAGGCTGTGAGGCAATCGGCAGGCATGGCTGTAGCTCCTAAACCTCTTCTTCTgcctgaagaaatgacaccaTCCAGCGCACAAGTCATCAGTTCTCTCAATGAGTACATGATCCAGCTGTTACAG GAGTTAAGGAATAAAGAAGATTCGAGCAAGCAGCACGGTCTGGCTTTGGATGAGTACAAAAGGAAATTCGCCGTAATGCGACATCAACAAGGACTGCTGTACAGAGAGTACCAAAG TGAGAAGGAGGCCTGGAAAAAGGAGAAAGACTGTTTTACGGAGTTGAAATCCAAAATGGAAGAGCAGAAGGAGCTGGATGCGGTGAAGATCCAAGAATATAAT TTCTGGCTGGAGACTCTGCAGCAGGATCCGGCTGAGATTAGGAGGCAGGTGGCCGAGGCGGCCCGTAAAATGACTTTACTGCGAGTGAACGAGAGGTCTCTGACCCGCCGCTACACCACCTTGTTGGAGCAGGAGCACCACCTGAGGAAGGAGAACAACAAGCTGAAGGATGACTCAGTGCAAATGGaagctgctgttacagagcGAATCGGCTACCTCCAGAGGTTCAAG GAGATGGCTGCGTTCAAAATGGCGGCACTCCAGAAAGTGCTGGAAGACAGCGTCCCATCTTCGGAGCTGGAAAGAGCGAACAAGCAGTACAACGACCTCACGATGAAATACAGAGATCTGCTCCAGAAAGACAACCACCTCATTCAGAGAACCACCACGCTGGAACATTTGGAG GGTGAGAACGTTTCCCTCCGTGAGCACATCAGCGGCATCAACAAGGAGCTCGAGATCACGAAGGAGAAGTTGCACACACTAGAGCAGGCCTGGGAACACCTCAACACCGCTG gAGGAGAGAATGGTTTGGATAAAGCTGCAAAGGCTCTGGCAAACAGCGAGATCGTGTCCGTGTCCAAGCGCATCACCACCCTGGAGATGAAGGAGCTGAATGAGAGGCAGCGAGCCGAGCACGCTCAGAAGATGTACGAGCACATGAGGAGCTCTCTCAAACAGGTGGAGGAGCGGAACTTTGAGCTGGAGGTCAAGTTTGCCGAG ATGGCGAAGCAGAACCTGGAGGCACAGCGGATTGAGCGTGAGCTACGAGACGAGCTGGCCGATAGCGTCAGTAAAGAAGTCAGTGACTCTGACCGGCTCCGCATCTCTGAGCTGGAGAAAAGCGAAGCCCAGCTCAGGATAGAGGTGTCTAA GTTGCGGGAGGTTTCAGACATAGCAAAAATGCAGGTATTTGCTCTGGAAGCCAGGCAGCAGTCCCGGGAAAAGGAGGTGGAGTGTCTCAGGAGGCAGGTGCTTGACTATCAG GCTCAGAGTGACGAGAAGGCCCTTATCGCCAAGCTCCATCAGCACATCGTGGCACTGCAGCTGAGCGAGACGGCAGCCATCAGCAGGCTTGAGGCCTACACCACCCGCCTTCAGCACCTGGAGGCTCAGAGGCTGCGGGCGGAGCAGCAGTTGGACGCTCAGCAGCAGGCGCTGTGGCAGGCGAGGCAGGAGGGGCGTCAACGTGCTAGACACCTCCGCCAGGCCTTGCATGCCCTGCGCAGACGGTTCTCCGGAGCACTGCCCCTTGGCCAGCAGGAGAAGTTCTCCAGCACCATGCTGCAGCTGCAGGAGGACCGAGCAAGGGCGCGGGAGGAGGCACGCCGGGCGCAGGAGGAGCGCAGCACGGCTGAGGGGAAAGCGCAGGAGCTGGAGCTCCGACTGAAGGGTCTTGAAGAGCTCACAGCCACACTGAAGGACGTTAAAGGAGCTCAGAAG GTGAGCGAGTGGCATAAGAAGCTGGAGGAGGCTCGTCTGCAGGAGCTGAGGAAGAACAGAGAGCTGGTGGCGCAGCGGGAGGAGATCAGGTATCTGAAGAACATGGTGGCCGAGCAGGAGCGCTCCATCATTGGTCTCGAGGAGGAACTGGTGCAGCAGAACAAC cTGTTGGAAGAGCAGCAGCTCTCGTGGGATCAGAGAGAGGTGGAATTGGAGCGACAGCTGGACATCTATGAGAAACAGCAGAACCAAATCATCGGATCTGCTCAGAAG TTTGAAGAATGCATGGGTTCTCTGCCAGATCCAAACCAGCCTCTAGCTCATCAGCTGGACCAAGCTCTGGGTAAACTAAGGGAGTACGTTCGCACCATTCTGGAGACTCAAGCCACCTGCAAAACTATGGAGGAG AAGCTGAAGGAGAAGGAGGCGGAGCTGTGGCAGGCCGAGCAGAACGTCCTGTCGCGGGATCGAGTCATCAACGAGCTCCGACTCCGTCTCCCTGCCACCGCCGACAGGGAAAGGCTCCTCGCCGACTTGAGCAAGCAGGATGACACGAGCAGCCAGCATGCCGTGAAGATCGCACAACAGACCATCAGCAACCTGCAGTGTCTCCTCGACCAGAAAGAGGAGGTCCTCAAGAAGTACCAGAACCTTCTGGCCAGGGCGAGACAG GAACAGGAAGAAGCAGTAAAAAAGCACGAGGAGGAAGTGAGGAACCTGCACCAACAGCTGGACCTTCACATGGACTTGTCCCTGGACCGCTTCAGACAGACGACTCTG GAGCTGATGAAGAAACCCAGACTGGACGTCCCGACCACGAAGCAGATGGAACGGTTGGCTGAAATGGAGCAGATGGTGACGGAGCAGGACACGTCTCTGTCATCGCTAATGCACAAGCTGAAGGTGCTGAGCGCTGAgctggagagacagagacacgtCACAGCTTTTCAGGCCAAAGAGCATGCGGCGCAAACGGCCAA ACTGGAGGAAAGGCACACGTGTCAGATAAAGGCCATGTCTAAGGAATCGGAGGATCTGAGATCCCAGCTGTCCCAGATGGAGAAAGAGCTGCAGTACCTCAGCACCGAGCTGGAGGCACAAAAAGAGGCCAACGTTCGCTCGCCAAGCAACACCATGAAGAATCTGGTTGAGCGCCTGAAGGCCCAGCTGGCCCTCAAAGAGAAGCAGCTGAAG GCCCTCAGTAAAGCCATGCTCGAGTTTCGGGCGCAGATGACGTCCCAGGCTGAGCAACAGATCATCGCGAACGCGGCCCAGAAAGAGGAGGCACTCAATGTTCAGCAGATCGTGGACAAGCAAACCAAAGAGCTCAAG GCTCGTGTAAAGGAGTTGAACGATGAGCTGCAGAGCTGGAAGGAGAGCGTGAAAGCAGGGAAAACCCGACAGATCTCTCTGAAGGAGGAGGTAGAGAGCCTGAGCCGCGAGCTACAGAGGAGCCAGAAGATCCAGAGCAGACttcagagcgagagagacaatCTGGAAGAACAGCTGGACGAGTTGAAGCAGAAAGTGAAGAGACTCAGCAGCGGCCTGCag ggtCATACTGAAGTCCCCTCAGTAGAGGCTTTACACAATAAGATCCGCAGACTGGAGTCAGAACTGGACAGGAAGAATGCGTCAGAGCCAGCGGAGAAAAAAATGGCGGTGAGGGATGACAAG TCTAATAAAGAAGAACTGGTGAGGTGGGAAGAGGGTAAGAAGTGGCAGGCGAGGATGGAGAAAGTCCGAAGTCTTTTAAAAGACAAGGAGAAAGAGACGGAATCCCTTTCCAAGCAACTGACCACCCTGAAGGAGCTCTACGGAAG GCTGGAGCAAGAGAAACTGAGCCTGCAGAGGAAGTTGAAGAGTCGAGGCGTGACGGTGGATCAGGTGGTGGGCACACGGGCCACCCTCGAGGCTGACAAAGAGATCGAGGAGCTGAGGAAGAGGAACTGTGAGCTGGAGCAACAGATAGAGATCATCAA GCAGCAACAGGCTTTACCTCGGGACGCTGCGATGGAGGACATGAACATCAGGAACCGCTACCTGGAGGAGAGACTTCATTCTCTGGAAAGCCAGCTGGCAAAAGAGCCCCTATCCAGGCCATCG GATAAAAGCAGGATTTCTTCTGCCCAGTCCAGTTTATCCCCTAAAGCCCATCGCTCTACGACCTTTGAGGTCACAAGTGACAATAAAGACGAAAAAACGCAGTCTTCCTCATTAAGCAAAGACCAAAGCCCCCATCAACATGGAGAACACGATGAGATCATGGCTGGACCTTGTACTGAAGCGAATAATGTATATGAAAAAGGTGGACATGAAGAAATGGAAGCTATGTTGATTCCTGGTCAAGATTTAGATTTAGGAAGCAAGCCTGAAAATGAAACGTTGCCTAAAAGTCAAGATTCTGAAGAACTGGTACGAGAAAAGGACGAGCTTCGTGAAGGAGAGGTAGAAATCAGAAAAACAATGTCTGTATGTTCTCAGACAGAACTAGACGGAACCCGGTTCACCTCTAAAGAATGTGACGAACTAAAAGAGCAAGAACACGTGTTGCAATGTGAGGAGGAAGATCAGGGCAATAGGGAGCAACGAAACGAGGCACCAGTGGGAAAAACAGCGCTGACAGAAAGATCTCACAAAAGCCAGACAGGAGCTTCACAATCACATGAATCTGAAGCGCACGTTCATACGACTGAGCAGCAAGAACATAGTGCTTTGGAGGATGGAGAAACCTCTAAAGAAGCAGTGAGGAGAGACGAGGTACTTGACCCTAGCGTGTCCCATCGAGAAAGATAG